GCACTCGTCGATCCGCTGGCCGATCGGTTTTTTGCGCTCTGCGTGGTGGTGGCCTATGTGGCCGGCGGGCAACTCAGCGCGTGGCAGGCGGTGGCGCTCATGTTCCGCGATGTGATGTCGATTATCGGCTGGTTCGTGGCGCGCAATGTGTCGTGGCTGAGGCCCATTGCGTTCAAGGCGCGGATACTTGGCAAAGTCGTCACGGTGCTGCAATTGGCCACGTTTCTTGTGGTGCTGGTGGCGCCTGCGTTGAGAGATGCGATGGTGTGGGTGGTCTTCGTGCTCGGGTTTGCGGCTTCGGTCGATTACACGCTGATGCTTTGGAGAAATCGGACGACAGCGTGAGAGGTGGGAGATGAGATTGTTGAGAGATGGGACCTAGTAAGGTGGACCGCGTAAGGTGGAACTGCGGGAAGAAACTGCGGGCGAGGTGACGGCGGTCGGGGTTGGGGTCGGGGTTGGGGT
This Gemmatimonas sp. UBA7669 DNA region includes the following protein-coding sequences:
- a CDS encoding CDP-alcohol phosphatidyltransferase family protein; the encoded protein is MVTSPSPPPTRPVSAAPPASSSVVTLPNLVSASRVGLGIAFLLVESVTARLSLIAVASLTDMLDGWLARRTRAASRLGALVDPLADRFFALCVVVAYVAGGQLSAWQAVALMFRDVMSIIGWFVARNVSWLRPIAFKARILGKVVTVLQLATFLVVLVAPALRDAMVWVVFVLGFAASVDYTLMLWRNRTTA